AAAACAGAGAGATGCCCGCCTCCACATCTTCAAAACAGCCCGCTCGATCTGCAGTTTTAGACATTTTTAAGCGTTCCACGTCACACCTTACAGTGTTTCCCGTCAAGCTGGAAGTAGTTTGTGATTTGGATTACTTGCAGGGCTGAACTTCATCATATATGATTCAGCCAAGTCGTCAAGAAAAAATTCTGTGCAGCAGCTGCCTGGTGTAGAAGAAACGTCACGGCGACGAAGTATGCAAACGAGATAAAAGTCACCAAAAGACTTCAAGTACGCCGAAGTTTGGCGCAATCATTAGAGGGGAGACTCCATGGGAATTCTCGAAAAACTGCCAGCGACACCAGGCAAAGTCCTCGCCGTCCATGTGGCGTATGAATCAAGAGCCGCTCAACGCGGGCGCAGACCGAAGCAGCCTTCTTACTTCATGAAGGCCACCAGCTCTCTCAGTGAATCTGGAACCGTCGAACGCCCTAAGGGCTGCGAACTCCTGGCTTTTGAGGGTGAAGTTGCTCTTATCATCGGTACCGAAGCGCGAAATGTCTCGTTGGAGAACGCCTGGGACTATGTAGCAGCCGTTACCGCATCCAACGACCTTGGCATTTACGACTATCGAGCCCAAGATAAGGGGTCTAACACTCGCTCAAAGTCCCGGGACGGTTACACGCCCATAGGACCGGAGCTCATCGATGCCCGAGCCGTAGAGCCAGGCAATTTACGTATTCGCACCTGGGTCAATGGCGAGCTAGTGCAGGAAGGTAACACCAGCGAAGAAAGCCTCATCTTTCCACTCCCCCAGTTTGTGGCGGATCTTTCACAGCACATGACTCTGCACCCCGGGGATATCATTTTGACCGGCACGCCCGCCGGTTCCACAGTGGTCAACCCCGGTGACGTGATGGAAGTGGAAGTTGATGGTGCAGGTTTAACATCAGGCAAACTTCGCACCGAGGTCATCGAAGGTGTTGGTACTTTCGACGAAAACATCGGCATGCTTCCTCATGTAGATGAGAAACAACGTGCTGATGCATATGGCACAGATCCCGATGGCTCAGGATCTTCCAAATCTGACCTACCCGATGACCTACGCAAAAAGCTCGAACAAACTCCGACCGCCGGGCTATCTGCACAGCTACGAAATCGTGGGCTCAATCAAGTAGTTATCGAAGGTGTATACCCGCAAACTCCAGGAACCAAAATGGTAGGCGTTGCAAAAACTCTTCGCTTTATCCCTGGTAGAGAAGATCTTTTTAAAGCTCACGGCGGTGGTTACAACACCCAAAAGCGAGCCTTCGATGAACTGAAGCCTGGAGAAGTTCTCGTTATCGAGGCTCGTCAAGAGGCAGGATCCGGCACTCTGGGCGACGTGCTCGCCATACGAGCCAAGAGCCTAGGAGCGGCCGGAATAGTTACAGACGGGTGTGTTCGTGATTATGCAGCCGTGCAGGAAGTCGGTCTTCCGGTTTTTACTCAGGGCGCCCATCCGGCTGTACTCGGCCGAAAGCACGTCCCGTGGGACATGGATCTACCAATTGCTTGTGGCAACGCCACCGTCATCCCAGGTGACGTAATAGTAGGCGACGATGACGGAGTGATTGTGATTCCCCGGGGCATCGTAGAAGAGGTTGTGGATGCTGCAATGGAGAAGGAACTACAAGACGAATGGGTTGCTGCCCGTGTCTCCGAAGGTAACCCAGTAGACGGCTTATTCCCTCCCACCGGGGATTGGAAAGATAAGTGGCAGCAATATCGCAAGGAACGCACATGACAGTAGTTGAACAAAGCAAGACTGAGCGCGCCTACGAGTGGATCAAAGCGAAAATTCAAACTCATGAATTCGCACCCGGGCATAGGTTGGTCATCAGTTCGATTGCTGATGAACTCTCCGTCAGCCCGGTACCTATCCGTGAGGCCATCCGTCAATTGGAAGCAGAAGGGTTGGTGACGTTCGCCCGCAACGTGGGGGCGAGGGTCACAATGATCGAGC
This window of the Corynebacterium pseudopelargi genome carries:
- a CDS encoding fumarylacetoacetate hydrolase family protein encodes the protein MGILEKLPATPGKVLAVHVAYESRAAQRGRRPKQPSYFMKATSSLSESGTVERPKGCELLAFEGEVALIIGTEARNVSLENAWDYVAAVTASNDLGIYDYRAQDKGSNTRSKSRDGYTPIGPELIDARAVEPGNLRIRTWVNGELVQEGNTSEESLIFPLPQFVADLSQHMTLHPGDIILTGTPAGSTVVNPGDVMEVEVDGAGLTSGKLRTEVIEGVGTFDENIGMLPHVDEKQRADAYGTDPDGSGSSKSDLPDDLRKKLEQTPTAGLSAQLRNRGLNQVVIEGVYPQTPGTKMVGVAKTLRFIPGREDLFKAHGGGYNTQKRAFDELKPGEVLVIEARQEAGSGTLGDVLAIRAKSLGAAGIVTDGCVRDYAAVQEVGLPVFTQGAHPAVLGRKHVPWDMDLPIACGNATVIPGDVIVGDDDGVIVIPRGIVEEVVDAAMEKELQDEWVAARVSEGNPVDGLFPPTGDWKDKWQQYRKERT